A stretch of the Pelmatolapia mariae isolate MD_Pm_ZW linkage group LG23, Pm_UMD_F_2, whole genome shotgun sequence genome encodes the following:
- the setdb2 gene encoding histone-lysine N-methyltransferase SETDB2 isoform X1, which yields METGEPLDPGYVEKAKAFWNNEDVDQVFDVVFKYLENLKAVLKRSGTTDKEYVQAFKLLEHLDCSSSLASLQDQDSSVVQVVIGSEERLPADILQHSPSSSCSSSSSFLPPFNGLSSPTAPPAGREELLPPLVPVQLQYHLHTCSKSCLPCLPSMTQSMPLFWGQNPLKIPLLCGFKRLTAMPLISPAKEGVPWDHGDQEQEDVGNWDVIYKAPCGLSLRNHDNVMLFLEATESYDILQVDFFTFNPSVRLDPPSPGGLRQPEQDLSRGAEPIPVELCVGDGGSRPAEFRYRKDRWPHGCFLSRGPKLFKACCDCADGCSDAKRCACVALTSGERHYRHHRLLQANPSGLFECGPWCGCDRSRCQNRLVQRGIRVRLQVFQTENRGWGVRCRDDLDRGTFVCIYAGVVLQRVPNPTEPPPPKLTRSDLPSDDEVEVVTEWLAPPVLEGRRNVLETPPPMSPPTSPPLHVPVIQRPSDSGSSTTDQEEIQAVLVGDLQPTSPSSGDQEQDDKVASMSESAGVNGTKASMSLKRAAKVDEVCFVDASKEGNVSRFINHSCQPNLFIQNVFIDSHDPAFPVIAFFTSRAVVAGTELTWDYSANVQIDALQKQEVSCLCESDNCHGRFTIEENLCDVCEVEGHIATEVE from the exons ATGGAAACGGGGGAGCCACTGGATCCGGGATATGTCG AGAAGGCCAAAGCATTCTGGAACAATGAGGATGTGGATCAAGTCTTCGATGTGGTTTTCAAGTACCTGGAGAACCTGAAGGCAGTTCTGAAGAGGAGCGGAACCACAGACAAAG AGTACGTCCAGGCCTTCAAGCTGCTAGAGCATCTGGACTGCTCGTCCTCCTTGGCCTCCCTCCAGGACCAGGACAGCTCAGTGGTTCAGGTGGTCATTGGCTCAG AAGAGCGGCTGCCAGCTGACATCCTCCAACACAGCCCTTCAtcctcttgctcctcctcttcatccttcTTGCCGCCTTTTAATGGGTTATCCAGTCCAACAGCGCCTCCTGCTGGCAGAGAGGAGCTGCTGCCTCCCCTCGTGCCTGTCCAGCTGCAGTACCACCTCCACACCTGCTCTAAG TCCTGCCTGCCCTGTTTGCCCAGCATGACTCAGTCCATGCCGCTATTCTGGGGCCAGAACCCGCTGAAGATCCCGTTGCTCTGCGGCTTCAAGAGGCTGACCGCCATGCCACTGATTTCACCGGCCAAAGAGGGCGTGCCTTGGGACCACGGGGACCAGGAGCAGGAAGACGTAGGAAACTGGGACGTCATCTACAAGGCACCATGTGGGCTGAGCCTCCGTAACCATGACAACGTAATGCTTTTTCTGGAGGCTACAGAGAGCTATGACATCCTGCAG GTTGACTTCTTCACCTTTAACCCCTCCGTGCGGTTGGACCCTCCTTCGCCAGGGGGCCTTCGGCAGCCTGAACAGGACCTGAGCCGAGGGGCGGAGCCAATACCGGTGGAGCTGTGCGTCGGGGACGGTGGCTCCCGGCCTGCTGAATTCCGCTACAGGAAGGACCGCTGGCCACATGGCTGCTTCCTGAGCCGCGGCCCAAAGCTGTTCAAGGCGTGCTGTGACTGCGCAgatggctgcagtgatgcaaaGCGCTGCGCCTGCGTGGCCTTGACTTCTGGAGAGCGCCACTATCGCCATCACAGGCTGTTACAGGCCAACCCATCAGG GCTCTTTGAGTGTGGCCCGTGGTGCGGCTGTGACCGATCTCGCTGTCAGAACCGTCTCGTCCAGAGAGGCATCAGAGTCCGACTCCAGGTCTTCCAGACCGAGAACCGTGGCTGGGGGGTGCGTTGCCGTGACGACCTGGACCGTGGGACCTTTGTGTGCATTTACGCAG GTGTGGTGCTGCAGAGGGTCCCGAATCCCACCGAACCACCGCCGCCAAAGTTGACGAGGTCCGACCTGCCGTCTGACGATGAGGTGGAGGTCGTCACGGAGTGGCTGGCCCCACCTGTGCTGGAGGGCCGACGCAATGTGCTGGAAACGCCCCCGCCTATGTCTCCGCCTACCTCACCTCCTTTGCATGTCCCTGTGATTCAGAGACCCTCCGACAGCGGCTCCAGCACCACAGACCAAGAAGAG ATTCAGGCGGTGCTGGTTGGAGATCTGCAGCCGACGTCTCCTTCATCAG GTGATCAAGAGCAAGACGACAAAGTGGCATCAATGTCGGAGAGCGCTGGTGTGAATGGCACAAAGGCGAGCATGAGCTTAAAGAGAGCAGCGAAGGTGGACGAAGTTTGTTTTGTGGACGCAAGCAAGGAGGGAAACGTGAGCCGCTTCATCAAC CACAGCTGCCAGCCGAACCTTTTCATCCAGAATGTCTTCATCGACTCCCACGACCCCGCCTTCCCCGTCATTGCCTTCTTCACCAGCAG GGCCGTAGTGGCTGGCACTGAGCTCACCTGGGACTACTCTGCCAACGTCCAGATCGATGCActgcaaaaacaggaagtgtcttGTCTCTGCGAAAGCGACAATTGCCATGGACGATTCACCATCGAGGAGAACTTATGTGACGTTTGTGAGGTCGAAGGTCACATAGCAACGGAGGTCGAGTGA
- the setdb2 gene encoding histone-lysine N-methyltransferase SETDB2 isoform X2, with translation METGEPLDPGYVEKAKAFWNNEDVDQVFDVVFKYLENLKAVLKRSGTTDKEYVQAFKLLEHLDCSSSLASLQDQDSSVVQVVIGSERLPADILQHSPSSSCSSSSSFLPPFNGLSSPTAPPAGREELLPPLVPVQLQYHLHTCSKSCLPCLPSMTQSMPLFWGQNPLKIPLLCGFKRLTAMPLISPAKEGVPWDHGDQEQEDVGNWDVIYKAPCGLSLRNHDNVMLFLEATESYDILQVDFFTFNPSVRLDPPSPGGLRQPEQDLSRGAEPIPVELCVGDGGSRPAEFRYRKDRWPHGCFLSRGPKLFKACCDCADGCSDAKRCACVALTSGERHYRHHRLLQANPSGLFECGPWCGCDRSRCQNRLVQRGIRVRLQVFQTENRGWGVRCRDDLDRGTFVCIYAGVVLQRVPNPTEPPPPKLTRSDLPSDDEVEVVTEWLAPPVLEGRRNVLETPPPMSPPTSPPLHVPVIQRPSDSGSSTTDQEEIQAVLVGDLQPTSPSSGDQEQDDKVASMSESAGVNGTKASMSLKRAAKVDEVCFVDASKEGNVSRFINHSCQPNLFIQNVFIDSHDPAFPVIAFFTSRAVVAGTELTWDYSANVQIDALQKQEVSCLCESDNCHGRFTIEENLCDVCEVEGHIATEVE, from the exons ATGGAAACGGGGGAGCCACTGGATCCGGGATATGTCG AGAAGGCCAAAGCATTCTGGAACAATGAGGATGTGGATCAAGTCTTCGATGTGGTTTTCAAGTACCTGGAGAACCTGAAGGCAGTTCTGAAGAGGAGCGGAACCACAGACAAAG AGTACGTCCAGGCCTTCAAGCTGCTAGAGCATCTGGACTGCTCGTCCTCCTTGGCCTCCCTCCAGGACCAGGACAGCTCAGTGGTTCAGGTGGTCATTGGCTCAG AGCGGCTGCCAGCTGACATCCTCCAACACAGCCCTTCAtcctcttgctcctcctcttcatccttcTTGCCGCCTTTTAATGGGTTATCCAGTCCAACAGCGCCTCCTGCTGGCAGAGAGGAGCTGCTGCCTCCCCTCGTGCCTGTCCAGCTGCAGTACCACCTCCACACCTGCTCTAAG TCCTGCCTGCCCTGTTTGCCCAGCATGACTCAGTCCATGCCGCTATTCTGGGGCCAGAACCCGCTGAAGATCCCGTTGCTCTGCGGCTTCAAGAGGCTGACCGCCATGCCACTGATTTCACCGGCCAAAGAGGGCGTGCCTTGGGACCACGGGGACCAGGAGCAGGAAGACGTAGGAAACTGGGACGTCATCTACAAGGCACCATGTGGGCTGAGCCTCCGTAACCATGACAACGTAATGCTTTTTCTGGAGGCTACAGAGAGCTATGACATCCTGCAG GTTGACTTCTTCACCTTTAACCCCTCCGTGCGGTTGGACCCTCCTTCGCCAGGGGGCCTTCGGCAGCCTGAACAGGACCTGAGCCGAGGGGCGGAGCCAATACCGGTGGAGCTGTGCGTCGGGGACGGTGGCTCCCGGCCTGCTGAATTCCGCTACAGGAAGGACCGCTGGCCACATGGCTGCTTCCTGAGCCGCGGCCCAAAGCTGTTCAAGGCGTGCTGTGACTGCGCAgatggctgcagtgatgcaaaGCGCTGCGCCTGCGTGGCCTTGACTTCTGGAGAGCGCCACTATCGCCATCACAGGCTGTTACAGGCCAACCCATCAGG GCTCTTTGAGTGTGGCCCGTGGTGCGGCTGTGACCGATCTCGCTGTCAGAACCGTCTCGTCCAGAGAGGCATCAGAGTCCGACTCCAGGTCTTCCAGACCGAGAACCGTGGCTGGGGGGTGCGTTGCCGTGACGACCTGGACCGTGGGACCTTTGTGTGCATTTACGCAG GTGTGGTGCTGCAGAGGGTCCCGAATCCCACCGAACCACCGCCGCCAAAGTTGACGAGGTCCGACCTGCCGTCTGACGATGAGGTGGAGGTCGTCACGGAGTGGCTGGCCCCACCTGTGCTGGAGGGCCGACGCAATGTGCTGGAAACGCCCCCGCCTATGTCTCCGCCTACCTCACCTCCTTTGCATGTCCCTGTGATTCAGAGACCCTCCGACAGCGGCTCCAGCACCACAGACCAAGAAGAG ATTCAGGCGGTGCTGGTTGGAGATCTGCAGCCGACGTCTCCTTCATCAG GTGATCAAGAGCAAGACGACAAAGTGGCATCAATGTCGGAGAGCGCTGGTGTGAATGGCACAAAGGCGAGCATGAGCTTAAAGAGAGCAGCGAAGGTGGACGAAGTTTGTTTTGTGGACGCAAGCAAGGAGGGAAACGTGAGCCGCTTCATCAAC CACAGCTGCCAGCCGAACCTTTTCATCCAGAATGTCTTCATCGACTCCCACGACCCCGCCTTCCCCGTCATTGCCTTCTTCACCAGCAG GGCCGTAGTGGCTGGCACTGAGCTCACCTGGGACTACTCTGCCAACGTCCAGATCGATGCActgcaaaaacaggaagtgtcttGTCTCTGCGAAAGCGACAATTGCCATGGACGATTCACCATCGAGGAGAACTTATGTGACGTTTGTGAGGTCGAAGGTCACATAGCAACGGAGGTCGAGTGA